From the genome of Scytonema hofmannii PCC 7110, one region includes:
- the fraD gene encoding septal junction protein FraD, whose translation MQIVRDLFGVFTIVGNIYERIKKILIPPKAYSWQTLIYLSIFSWFMSSMSTGFIKDTIAFCGWIFLIFGTAWYTTDSPILVPGTNMPLGAVITGFLVSVFAFGHDESVLTTRTIVLWPTISAIITAIPEFFEGTGTEAKTLIPKIEDRQKIIILIGSCAVISCWLQFYFVTENWLNEYPSLQVDNYQGSAFVSRIESAERIPRNGVVILDKLAPQIEQQLNEQPWSQVEQWLINANQNVGRLGRQVIETNLAQYEEKALWVVEPRVTNLKSGYKLDLLSIWTGPSSTSDRYYLSKTCQIEPVAKIGNTRSRVSDKPDEKNTLAEVSCEAKTSFFAGPLPPQQ comes from the coding sequence ATGCAGATAGTTAGAGATTTATTTGGTGTATTTACTATTGTTGGAAATATTTATGAACGAATAAAGAAAATACTCATTCCACCAAAAGCATATTCCTGGCAGACATTAATTTATCTGAGTATTTTTTCTTGGTTCATGTCATCCATGTCTACAGGCTTTATCAAAGATACTATTGCCTTTTGCGGATGGATATTTTTAATTTTTGGTACTGCTTGGTATACAACGGATAGCCCAATACTGGTTCCTGGAACTAATATGCCCTTAGGGGCGGTGATAACCGGATTTTTAGTCAGCGTTTTTGCTTTCGGTCATGACGAAAGTGTACTGACAACCAGAACAATAGTGCTTTGGCCAACAATTTCAGCAATTATTACTGCAATACCAGAATTTTTTGAAGGAACTGGTACAGAAGCCAAAACGCTGATTCCTAAAATAGAAGACCGCCAAAAGATTATAATTTTAATTGGTAGCTGTGCTGTCATCAGTTGCTGGTTGCAATTTTACTTTGTGACGGAAAACTGGTTGAATGAATATCCCAGTTTGCAGGTAGATAATTACCAAGGCAGCGCTTTTGTAAGTAGAATAGAATCAGCAGAGAGAATTCCGAGAAATGGCGTTGTTATTTTAGATAAACTGGCACCTCAAATCGAACAGCAATTAAACGAACAGCCTTGGTCTCAAGTAGAACAGTGGCTTATAAATGCCAATCAAAACGTGGGTAGACTCGGTAGACAAGTCATAGAAACAAACTTGGCACAATATGAAGAGAAAGCCTTATGGGTTGTGGAACCGCGTGTAACAAATCTTAAGTCAGGGTACAAACTCGACTTACTTAGTATTTGGACGGGTCCTAGTTCTACCTCTGATAGGTATTATCTCAGCAAGACCTGTCAAATAGAACCCGTTGCAAAAATAGGGAACACTAGAAGCAGGGTTAGTGATAAACCTGATGAGAAAAATACTTTGGCAGAAGTGAGTTGTGAAGCAAAAACATCATTCTTCGCAGGTCCACTCCCACCTCAACAATAA